A region of Necator americanus strain Aroian chromosome I, whole genome shotgun sequence DNA encodes the following proteins:
- a CDS encoding hypothetical protein (NECATOR_CHRI.G140.T3), whose protein sequence is MIFFDNSWVPWRMGNGKEDTADSPRMSPRHNVPSEHAGGMSSRGQRASGTDGTDFQHRQRIAAHYQESAQYKFILKWFFAPHILILIFMWAKVGSEVLRREFGWRSAFFERLDMPSAYPWEYVWCLSFIPIICAMISFSKNRVKLINYHYYGHFLFGILPCMIGLGGQLPELVDYMSDQENSQTPTFKGIFPMVIIWYIFFAVALQIHGFAMAMWGCTFNNQDEEAKETAVIKTHFMHEPAPNKFTFLQPPLGIQAKDFVAAHFGNDAKNMQFRRGTTTLAFIYEPATASDKGGIVVAVDSRASSGEYISSKSVMKILDIGDHMVATMAGGAADCQFWTRTVAKYCNLFELREKTQITVAAASKYFANVLYGYRGMGLSVGSMIAGYDKRGPQIFKVDSDGDRCQLQVCSVGSGSLNAYGILDTHYKRKMTDEEALKLGRRAIMHATYRDSGSGGVCNMVHITPKEKIRLPPIDVSKLWYEFADELGRDIAYDPHDE, encoded by the exons atgatattcttcgataattcctgggttCCGTGGCGgatggggaacggtaaagaggatacggcggattctccgcgaatgtctccgagacataacgtgcccagtgaaCATGCCGGCGG GATGTCTTCTAGAGGTCAACGTGCTTCGGGAACTGATGGGACTGACTTCCAACACAGACAGCGTATTGCTGCCCATTATCAGGAAAG tGCTCAGTATAAATTCATCCTGAAATGGTTCTTCGCACCGCATATTCTCATTCTTATCTTCATGTGGGCAAAG GTTGGTAGCGAAGTGTTGCGTCGAGAGTTCGGATGGCGGAGCGCGTTTTTCGAGCGCCTCGACATGCCCTCAGCGTATCCGTGGGAGTATGTCTGGTGTTTATCGTTTATTCCCATTATATGCGCAATGATATCGTTCTCTAAAAACAGG GTGAAGCTAATCAACTATCATTATTACGgtcattttttgtttggaataCTTCCTTGTATGATTGGTCTAGGAGGTCAGCTGCCGGAACTTGTAGACTATATGTCCGATCAAGAAAACAGTCAGACGCCTACCTTTAAG GGTATTTTTCCTATGGTCATAATCTGGTACATATTCTTCGCTGTTGCTCTTCAGATCCACGGTTTTGCTAT GGCTATGTGGGGCTGTACATTTAACAATCAGGACGAAGAGGCTAAGGAGACGGCTGTCATAAAAACTCATTTCATGCATGAGCCAGCGCCCAACAAGTTCACGTTTCTTCAGCCGCCTTTGGGAATACAG GCGAAAGATTTCGTGGCTGCACATTTCGGAAATGACGCAAAAAATATGCAGTTTCGTCGAGGAACAACGACACTGGCTTTCATATACGAGCCCGCAACCGCCAGTGACAAAGGAGGGATTGTAGTCGCTGTCGATTCACGTGCATCTTCCGGGGAATATATTT CCTCGAAATCTGTCATGAAAATCCTGGATATTGGTGACCATATGGTAGCTACTATGGCAGGCGGCGCAGCAGATTGTCAATTTTGGACGCGAACAGTGGCAAAGTACTGCAA ttTGTTCGAGTTACGAGAGAAGACTCAGATTACTGTTGCTGCAGCTAGCAAGTACTTCGCCAATGTGCTTTATGGATATCGTGGAATGGGATTATCTGTG GGTTCAATGATCGCCGGATACGACAAGAGAGGCCCACAAATTTTCAAG GTTGACAGTGATGGCGACAGATGTCAGCTTCAAGTTTGTAGTGTAGGATCTGGATCACTGAATGCGTATGGCATTCTTGATACCCActataaaaggaaaatgaCCGATGAGGAGGCTTTGAAGTTAGGACGTCGCGCAATTATGCATGCAACGTACAGGGATTCCGGGTCTGGAGGTGTTTGCAATA TGGTACACATCACACCGAAAGAGAAGATTCGTTTGCCTCCCATCGACGTGAGCAAACTATGGTACGAATTCGCGGACGAGCTTGGACGTGATATTGCCTACGATCCTCATGATGAATAA
- a CDS encoding hypothetical protein (NECATOR_CHRI.G140.T2): MGNGKEDTADSPRMSPRHNVPSEHAGGMSSRGQRASGTDGTDFQHRQRIAAHYQESAQYKFILKWFFAPHILILIFMWAKVGSEVLRREFGWRSAFFERLDMPSAYPWEYVWCLSFIPIICAMISFSKNRVKLINYHYYGHFLFGILPCMIGLGGQLPELVDYMSDQENSQTPTFKGIFPMVIIWYIFFAVALQIHGFAMYFSYHLAAAWSPVKRD, from the exons atggggaacggtaaagaggatacggcggattctccgcgaatgtctccgagacataacgtgcccagtgaaCATGCCGGCGG GATGTCTTCTAGAGGTCAACGTGCTTCGGGAACTGATGGGACTGACTTCCAACACAGACAGCGTATTGCTGCCCATTATCAGGAAAG tGCTCAGTATAAATTCATCCTGAAATGGTTCTTCGCACCGCATATTCTCATTCTTATCTTCATGTGGGCAAAG GTTGGTAGCGAAGTGTTGCGTCGAGAGTTCGGATGGCGGAGCGCGTTTTTCGAGCGCCTCGACATGCCCTCAGCGTATCCGTGGGAGTATGTCTGGTGTTTATCGTTTATTCCCATTATATGCGCAATGATATCGTTCTCTAAAAACAGG GTGAAGCTAATCAACTATCATTATTACGgtcattttttgtttggaataCTTCCTTGTATGATTGGTCTAGGAGGTCAGCTGCCGGAACTTGTAGACTATATGTCCGATCAAGAAAACAGTCAGACGCCTACCTTTAAG GGTATTTTTCCTATGGTCATAATCTGGTACATATTCTTCGCTGTTGCTCTTCAGATCCACGGTTTTGCTATGTACTTTTCGTATCACCTAGCCGCTGCGTGGAGTCCTGTTAAACGAGATTGA
- a CDS encoding hypothetical protein (NECATOR_CHRI.G141.T1), whose amino-acid sequence MDLEHVDDTVIFPEGTTKLQHVVNLVSKLAAAYGLHLCPDNCKQMWISSRPRTGTRVDRQPIELVEEFCYLICILKNNGNYEKDIKQRCAKAISAFNSLVKHLWLIPTTNEVYLSAVYQPASLPIRNSPYHDETWAALSQPAFENLAAFGHKQSVSEGGETILQYERRTCNRDEDIFCQRSTLYNPNPPILVLH is encoded by the coding sequence ATGGATCTCGAGCACGTCGACGATACTGTTATATTCCCGGAAGGTACTACGAAACTTcagcatgttgtcaaccttgtatcgaagctggctgctgCCTATGGATTACATCTATGCCCTGATAattgcaagcagatgtggatctcttcgagacctcgaacagGAACCAGGGTGGACAGACAACCAATTGAACTCGTAGaagagttctgttacctgatCTGTattctgaagaacaacggcaactacgagaaagatattaagcaaagatgcgccaaagccatttctgcattcaactccttaGTGAAACACCTGTGGTTGATCCCCACCACCAATgaagtctacctatccgcagtCTACCAacctgcgagtctacctatccgcaattcgccctatcatgatgagacttgggcagcacttTCTCAGCCTGCATTTGAAAATCTTGCTGCTTTCGGCCATAAGCAGAGTGTTAGTGAAGGAGGCGAAACCATTTTGCAGTACGAACGAAGAACGTGTAATAGAGATGAGGATATTTTCTGCCAAAGGTCCACGTTATATAATCCAAACCCACCTATTCTGGTTCTGCACTAA
- a CDS encoding hypothetical protein (NECATOR_CHRI.G142.T1), giving the protein MLLVAFCTIYDFFDEITEFYQKVDQDIKYFTKYASDAKRTMIMRPRMTERDIFEAVVRVKRSVAVFSTYQCDVLRCSEAENCTKDFS; this is encoded by the exons ATGCTTTTGGTGGCATTCTGTACAATATACgatttttttgatgaaataaCTGAATTTTATCAAAAAGTGGATCAGGATATTAAGTACTTTACG AAGTACGCTAGTGACGCCAAGAGAACCATGATCATGCGGCCACGAATGACAGAGCGTGACATATTTGAAGCCGTTGTACGAGTGAAACGAAGTGTGGCTGTATTTTCCACTTATCAGTGCGATGTTTTAAGGTGTTCAGAAGCTGAAAATTGCACCAAGGATTTCTCGTAA